Proteins from a single region of Arctopsyche grandis isolate Sample6627 chromosome 1, ASM5162203v2, whole genome shotgun sequence:
- the Cisd2 gene encoding CDGSH iron sulfur domain 2 — protein sequence MQPLAHVVKVSLPNYLSGLPVPDSIGGWFRLSFRDWLSLIPPAAATAGLYYMAYKAFCPKARDSPSQQINPIIRKDVPKVVDTIDIEDITEKAVLCRCWRSKNWPYCDGSHGKHNKDTGDNTGPIVVAHKKS from the exons ATGCAGCCGCTGGCCCACGTGGTGAAAGTTTCTCTGCCCAACTACCTGTCTGGTCTGCCGGTGCCAGACTCCATAGGCGGATGGTTCCGTCTCTCGT TCAGAGATTGGTTGTCTCTCATTCCACCGGCGGCGGCTACGGCTGGTCTGTATTATATGGCTTATAAAGCATTCTGCCCGAAAGCGAGAGATTCACCTTCCCAACAAATAAATCCAATCATCAGGAAGGATGTTCCTAAAGTAGTAGACACCATCGATATTGAGGACATAACGGAGAAGGCCGTTCTTTGCCGATGTTGGAGAAGCAAAAAT TGGCCGTATTGTGATGGTAGCCATGGAAAGCATAACAAAGATACTGGTGATAACACCGGTCCTATTGTTGTAGCTCACAAGAAATCTTAA